In Chryseobacterium camelliae, one DNA window encodes the following:
- a CDS encoding helix-turn-helix domain-containing protein, whose product MASIPNIKTYHFLPYKYGSELLIDIGRIETLKNYVLDSTSHQLSFYEIIFIQEGSGTFIQDENKISIHPQVIIFTSPGQVRRWEIEDKVKGYTLFFEKDFLHLFFSDELFLYRFQYFHQYSHPAKMEICKTSFGKCLELLHEIEQEFKQIQNDSNHLIRSLLYQLLIVLNRYYAEIYSVQRDTYVHPDFYRFRSLLEKRFLRDQTVEAYSRMLNVSPGFLNKICRQFSGLSAQQMIHYKLISEIKKQLHQNKSAKEISYELGFSDPSNFNRFFKKFTHTTPQQYRKNIK is encoded by the coding sequence ATGGCATCAATCCCCAACATCAAAACTTATCATTTTCTGCCCTATAAGTACGGCTCCGAACTGTTAATCGATATCGGGCGCATTGAAACATTAAAAAATTATGTTTTAGACAGTACATCGCACCAACTTAGCTTTTATGAAATCATTTTTATCCAGGAAGGTTCAGGAACCTTTATACAGGACGAAAATAAAATATCAATACATCCACAAGTTATTATTTTCACCAGTCCCGGTCAGGTCCGCCGCTGGGAAATTGAGGATAAGGTAAAAGGTTATACTTTGTTCTTTGAAAAAGATTTTCTCCATCTTTTTTTTTCGGACGAACTATTTCTGTACCGTTTTCAGTACTTCCATCAGTATTCACATCCTGCCAAAATGGAAATCTGCAAAACTTCATTTGGGAAATGTCTGGAACTTTTACATGAAATAGAACAGGAATTCAAGCAGATTCAGAATGACAGCAATCATTTGATCAGGTCACTTTTATACCAGCTGCTTATCGTCCTTAACCGTTATTACGCTGAGATTTACTCTGTCCAACGGGATACCTATGTCCATCCGGATTTCTACAGATTCCGTTCTTTACTGGAAAAGAGATTCCTGCGGGACCAAACCGTTGAGGCTTATTCCAGAATGCTTAACGTAAGCCCGGGATTCCTCAATAAGATATGCCGGCAATTCAGTGGATTATCGGCACAGCAAATGATCCATTATAAGCTGATATCCGAAATAAAGAAACAGCTGCATCAAAATAAATCTGCAAAAGAGATCAGCTATGAACTCGGGTTCTCAGATCCATCCAATTTTAACCGCTTTTTCAAAAAATTCACCCATACAACTCCCCAACAGTACCGAAAAAATATAAAATGA